The nucleotide window ACCACCctatggaaaaatgtgtagaattgcaggtgGATATGTAGACCCTCAAGCAACTGTGGCCCCTCACGAGTTCAGATTGTTTTGTTTCCCATCCCTGATCGAACTGGCTTGCTATCTGACTATCCCCACATGATGTCGTTGATGTTGCTAGATATGCAGGCCCTGGGGAAATAGAAGGTTCCATTTAGGATGGAACCATTTGAGATCACAATCGCAACAATTATATTTTTCCTCACACAGTGCAGAACATGAGTCTGGCTGATTTTCAAATGCAACAAACATCTCACTATTTCGTTGGAGAACCCTTTGCACCAAATACATGTGAATTGCAGACTGTAAAATAATTTCCCTGCTTGACGATCCATACTTTGCATTGTATAGTTGAAATACAGTATGTGCAACAAGCTTAATTTAATTTAATGCACCACCTACCCAGTCCATTTTCATTGATCATTCATATTCTTGTTGAGATGATGTTATGACACAATTGCATGTGGATGTTTTCTTTAGCCAGAGGGAAAGTTTTGCTGATGATTTTACATCGTCATCTTCATATTAAAGAGGGATAGGGCTGCAGAGAAGAGGGATAAGGATAGGGCTACAGAGAACTCTCCATGGAGACACACTCATTGTTTCCATGGTGACAATGGGGTGGCTTTCACAGCAAATTTGGGCAGGGGAAGCTACGACACCCTTGAAGTTAAAGAAATGAGGCAGCTTTCCTATCTAGTGTTTTGATGTATCGTACATTATTTAAAGAACACATACAATACTTGTCTTTCACTCACCCTCATGAATaatttttaacatttttatttaaccaggccagttgagaacaagttctcatttacaactacgacctggccaagacaaagcaaagcagtgcgacacaaatgacagagttacacatgggataaacaaacgtacagttaataacacaatagaaaagtctgtatagtgtgtgtaaatgtggATACACCCGTCACTGATGTTTTCTGTAATGCGCTTGTTTTGTTCCCCTCTTCAGGCTAAAGAGATCCTTACCAAGGAGTCCAATGTGCAGGAGGTGCGCTGTCCTGTCACAGTGTGCGGAGATGTGCATGGCCAGTTCCACGACCTCATGGAGCTATTCAGAATCGGGGGCAAGTCACCTGACACCAACTACCTGTTCATGGGGGACTATGTAGACAGAGGCTACTACTCGGTGGAAACGGTCTCACTGCTGGTCGCACTTAAGGCAAGTGAATTCTGAACTTGATGATTGGGCTGAAACCACAGTATTTCAGTTGCTGGTATAAGGTTTGCCTTGCCATAATAAATTAATGAAAAAGAGATGGGACCCAGATAAATACATCTACAGTATATTTTACCTACAGTATATTTTTTGCCCAGCACCAGTTTTTCTTAAAACCAGGGACATGTCATTCTTGTATGCTCAATATACTTTTAACTCCCAGCTGTGTCCTGAAGAAAGTCAAGGACCAATCAAGTTTTACTACCTCTGAGGATGTAGGCTAGCTCTTGAAGTGTGTGGGAGCTGGTGGTATTCAGGAGTCAATGTATGCAAGCTGAAGATAATATGGAAACTGAAGTAGGTTGCtgaagtgtttttatttttttgtagacTCAATGTATTCCAGGGCTCAGCTGGTAATGCTTACAAGCTAGAAGTGGGACAGTTTACAGTCATAACCGATGTGTCACTCCCCTCATGGCTGTTAACATAGTGGGTCGAATTGGATTCATTGAGCTCATCGTCAGCTGTGACTTTCGAGGTCTCTGTGGGACATCTTATCTACGGACAACAGATATATTGGAATAACTTATTTCTGAATTATAGGCTATAACAGGAACACTTATTAGTCAAGTGTGGGGTAAAATGCATGATTTTTAAATGGCGTTAAGTAGAAGAGTAGTAGTTTTGAATACAATGCAGTTTAGTTTTCAAATAGTGGCACTGTGCCGCTGTCATGTACTTTACAAAGGAACTCGGGCATTTTTTCATAAAGTTATTTAGGCCTGGCGCTTTTGGAACCAGACTCAATTACGATTTGTCTCGCTCCTCAGGTCCGGTACCCAAAACGCATCACGATACTGCGGGGGAACCACGAGAGCAGACAGATCACACAGGTGTACGGCTTCTACGACGAATGCTTGAGGAAGTACGGCAACGCCAACGTGTGGAAATACTTCACAGACCTGTTCGATTATCTTCCCCTGACGGCCCTGGTCGACGAACAGGTAACACAAGTGCTTTAAAAGTGCAGGACGTGGCCTTACTTTATGTAATGGGATGCACTGTATTCCCTTAacgtgaactacttttgaccaagccTCTGGCATTTGGGGGACACAGATTGAAGGTTGTGAATAAGTTCAAAGGAAGCCTAGCTACCGAATTACACTACAgtttaaaagtttggggtcacttagaaatgtccttgatttttgaaaaaaacaaacattttttttgtccatttaaaataacatcaaattgatcagaaatagtgtagactgttaatattgtaaatgactattgtagctggaaatggcagattaaaaaaaaaaaaaaaatgaaatatctacgtaggcgtacagaggcccattatcagcaaccatcactcctgtgttccaatggcacgttgtgttagctaatcaaagttttataattttaaaaggcttattggtcattagaaaacccttttgcaattattttcacagctgaaaactgttgttcaaatttaataagcaataaaactggacttctttcgactagttgaatatctggagcatcagtatttgtcggtttgattacaggttcaaaatggccagaaacaaagcacatCATTCTAACAAAACTCGTCATTCTATTCTTCTGAGAAATTAGggttattccatgcgagaaattaccaagaaactgaagagctcatacaacgctgtgtactaactactcccttcacagaacagtgcaaactggctctaaccagaacagaaagaggagtgggaggccccggtgcacaactgagcaagaggacaagtacattagtgtctagtttgacaaacagacgcctcacaagttctcaactggcagcttcattaaatattacccgcaaaacaccagtctcaacgtcaagtgacgaggcgactccgggatgttggccttctaggcagcgttcctatgtccagtgtctgttttttcccccatcttaatcttttatttttattggccagtgtgagatgtggctttttctttgcaactctgccaacCAAAAAACAACGACTTAAGTAAGAATACTTTCAAGTTCTACTTAagcactttacaccactgctcaatTGAGAGAATTTCCACACTGCCATGTAGGGCTCCACAATATGGGCAAATAATCTAGGATTTATTTTTAACTaaatgttgcaattgcgattTGACTTGCGAATTAGAAcaaaactgttggaatcatggaaatataatgactattctaattctatagttagaattTATAGTGGGAACTTTGAATACAGTATTTTGAGATGACAATTAATTAAAATGCcaaggagttattgtgacagggtaggaactaaAGTGTtaagtgtttcctaggggaccctataagCTTTGGCTACATTGCATGTTTTCTCTTGGCTACTTCATGCAGCTAAAATATTGCTTTgcatattcctctttgatttagaagatactggtgcacaaacaacatgctggttaaagtctacaccatcactggtattatcagtACATGTATTACCTAGCTAGCtattagcattagcggctaacaaTGAGCATCGCACCTGATTTTTAAagcaacttgctaagaaaagacaaacttGCTTTTTgctgatgtaagaaacacaaactaatagtgtaattatagaacgcttgtggatttatattaagaagcaaagtgaaatcagcattgttgtcatcaacattgttgcatgtgctgcattgaccatgcagactgaacgcaaGTGTCTCGTGGTTGAGGAACATCAAATGCTCTCCTTGAATGACAGGGTGCgtggctaggtctgtgtggaaagtgaCATTACACATGGcttatcacatttaacaaaccaaataTTCAAATACTGGTATAGAAGGTAAAAACCTAAACATCTATACTCTTGTTTCCTCCTCTGCCTCAGATCTTCTGTCTGCACTGGGCCCTGCATCAATACTGGTATATCATaaaatacggtataccgcccagccctacgcctatgtagatattccattaaataagcagtttccagctacaatagtaatttacatgCCTACactgtttctgatcaatttgatatgtTAAtgtgaagttttttttttttttttttaaacaaagacATTTataacttttgaatggtagtgtaatTCGGTAGCTGGGCTTCCTTTTGAACTTATTCACAACCTTCAATCTGTGTGTTCCAAATGTGTATTTGTAACTCTTGTCATTTATATTCATGCTACATTaatattttagtaatttagcaaaCACTGCACTGGGCCCTGCATCAATACTGGTATATCATaaaatacggtataccgcccagccctacgcctatgtagatattccattaaataagcagtttccagctacaatagtaatttacatgCCTACactgtttctgatcaatttgatatgtTAAtgtgaagtttttttttttttttttaaacaaagacATTTataacttttgaatggtagtgtaatTCGGTAGCTGGGCTTCCTTTTGAACTTATTCACAACCTTCAATCTGTGTGTTCCAAATGTGTATTTGTAACTCTTGTCATTTATATTCATGCTACATTaatattttagtaatttagcaaaCACTCTTATCCGGAGCAACTTGTCACAAGGGCAAATCAACATCTATAGTCTTGTTTCCTCCTCTGCCTCAGATCTTCTGTCTGCACGGTGGCCTCTCCCCCTCCATAGACACACTGGATCACATCCGGGCCCTGGATCGCCTGCAGGAGGTTCCACACGAGGTCAGTGCTGCCTGCCAGAGGACGTTAGTAGTCAGCCCTGTCAACGACACATACAGTAGGGGCTGGATAGTAGCTATCGGATGGTATGAGGTAGTGGTATTGTCATGAGTTTGTGTTGACCTGCCAGTGTAGTGCCAAGCCCTGGGTTGTGTTGTCATGAGGTTGTGTTGACCCAGAGCCAAGCCCTGGGTCATGAGGTTGTGTTGAGCCAAGCCCTGGATCATGTTGACCTACCAGTGTTGGAGCCAAGCCGGGTCATGTTCAGTAGATGTAACTGGACTTGTCCAATTTAGAAATGCTTTTAGTTTTCTTATCTGTTTTGCTACGGTGGGCCCTAATGAACATAGCCCTGGTCTCTGCTCAAGAGGTAG belongs to Oncorhynchus keta strain PuntledgeMale-10-30-2019 chromosome 9, Oket_V2, whole genome shotgun sequence and includes:
- the ppp2cb gene encoding serine/threonine-protein phosphatase 2A catalytic subunit beta isoform, translated to MDDKVFTKELDQWVEQLNECKQLSENQVRTLCEKAKEILTKESNVQEVRCPVTVCGDVHGQFHDLMELFRIGGKSPDTNYLFMGDYVDRGYYSVETVSLLVALKVRYPKRITILRGNHESRQITQVYGFYDECLRKYGNANVWKYFTDLFDYLPLTALVDEQIFCLHGGLSPSIDTLDHIRALDRLQEVPHEGPMCDLLWSDPDDRGGWGISPRGAGYTFGQDISETFNHANGLTLVSRAHQLVMEGYNWCHDRNVVTIFSAPNYCYRCGNQAAIMELDDTLKYSFLQFDPAPRRGEPHVTRRTPDYFL